The following coding sequences are from one Geodermatophilus normandii window:
- a CDS encoding ABC transporter ATP-binding protein gives MTAAPEPGTVTAEVPGRAPSRGAAPADLREQAPVGVRLEGLTRRYGGVLALDGLDLDVAGGEFLALLGPSGCGKTTALRAIAGFEVPDAGRVWFDRRDVTSLPPSKRDVGMVFQAYSLFPNMTVAENVAFGLRVRRRDKAERAGRAAELLELVGLADRGQRYPHQLSGGQQQRVALARALAVAPQVLLLDEPLSALDAQVRVQLRDEIRRIQLELGITTVFVTHDQAEALSVADRVGVMRAGQLEQVASPDDLYERPATAFVAGFVGTMNRIPAVLGDGDVEFLGVRREVVGAVPAAGPAFALVRPEALEVEADPRGPGRVVTRTFSGAVTRLTVALPDGVEVQADVPSAGSQGLTPGTPVSVTPAERPALVEPVEPADLTP, from the coding sequence ATGACCGCCGCTCCCGAGCCCGGGACCGTCACCGCCGAGGTGCCCGGCCGGGCGCCGTCCCGCGGCGCCGCGCCCGCCGACCTGCGCGAGCAGGCGCCGGTCGGCGTCCGGCTCGAGGGGCTCACCCGCCGCTACGGCGGGGTGCTCGCCCTCGACGGCCTCGACCTCGACGTCGCCGGCGGCGAGTTCCTCGCCCTGCTCGGGCCGTCGGGCTGCGGCAAGACGACGGCGCTGCGCGCGATCGCCGGCTTCGAGGTCCCCGACGCCGGCCGGGTGTGGTTCGACCGCCGCGACGTCACGTCGCTGCCGCCGAGCAAGCGCGACGTCGGGATGGTGTTCCAGGCCTACAGCCTCTTCCCGAACATGACCGTCGCCGAGAACGTCGCCTTCGGGCTGCGGGTGCGCCGCCGGGACAAGGCCGAGCGCGCCGGGCGGGCCGCCGAGCTGCTGGAGCTCGTCGGGCTCGCCGACCGCGGCCAGCGCTATCCGCACCAGCTCTCCGGCGGTCAGCAGCAGCGGGTCGCGCTGGCCCGCGCCCTGGCCGTGGCGCCGCAGGTGCTGCTGCTCGACGAGCCGCTGTCGGCGCTGGACGCGCAGGTGCGGGTCCAGTTGCGCGACGAGATCCGCCGCATCCAGCTCGAGCTCGGCATCACCACGGTGTTCGTCACGCACGACCAGGCCGAGGCGCTGTCGGTGGCCGACCGGGTCGGCGTCATGCGGGCCGGCCAGCTGGAGCAGGTGGCCTCGCCCGACGACCTCTACGAGCGCCCGGCGACGGCGTTCGTGGCCGGCTTCGTCGGCACGATGAACCGCATCCCCGCCGTCCTCGGCGACGGCGACGTGGAGTTCCTCGGCGTCCGCCGGGAGGTGGTCGGTGCCGTCCCGGCGGCCGGGCCGGCGTTCGCGCTGGTGCGGCCGGAGGCGCTGGAGGTCGAGGCCGACCCGCGCGGTCCGGGCCGGGTGGTGACGCGCACGTTCTCCGGTGCCGTCACGCGGCTGACCGTGGCGCTGCCCGACGGCGTCGAGGTGCAGGCCGACGTCCCCAGCGCCGGCAGCCAGGGCCTCACGCCCGGGACGCCGGTCTCCGTCACCCCCGCCGAGCGCCCCGCCCTGGTCGAGCCGGTCGAGCCGGCCGACCTCACGCCGTGA
- a CDS encoding beta-propeller fold lactonase family protein codes for MPTQLGDPIPVPPTPGYLAIAPNDRYAYIAHRAEGVVSVLDLNSLSVSARIPIEAGPPQFVTFSPDGSRAYVTVYDEANTVHHVAFVDTATSKVLQTVEVGLRPYAPEVSPDGTRLYVPLHNEARVEVVDTTSGEQVGSYPVRENPHWIAVSADGRRGYTANHESGVLSVLDLGDGGRVLAEVAAGVAPHSVAISPDGSRVAVVSFGSSEIRLLDTATDAVVDTGRVGLSPQDVAWAPDGRHLYTTDVDANTMSVVDAATLDVTANPTPGNAPTSVAVSADGERAYVTNRDDATVVVYQLTA; via the coding sequence GTGCCGACGCAACTGGGGGACCCGATCCCCGTCCCGCCGACGCCGGGGTACCTGGCGATCGCCCCCAACGACCGCTACGCCTACATCGCGCACCGGGCCGAGGGCGTCGTCAGCGTGCTGGACCTTAACTCCCTGAGCGTCAGCGCCCGGATCCCGATCGAGGCGGGGCCTCCGCAGTTCGTGACCTTCTCCCCCGATGGCAGCCGGGCCTACGTCACCGTGTACGACGAGGCCAACACCGTGCACCACGTCGCCTTCGTCGACACGGCGACCAGCAAGGTGCTGCAGACGGTCGAGGTGGGACTGCGTCCCTACGCCCCGGAGGTCTCCCCCGACGGCACCCGCCTGTACGTCCCGCTGCACAACGAGGCGCGCGTGGAGGTCGTCGACACGACCAGCGGTGAGCAGGTCGGCTCCTACCCGGTGCGGGAGAACCCGCACTGGATCGCGGTCTCCGCCGACGGCCGGCGCGGCTACACCGCCAACCACGAGTCCGGCGTGCTCTCCGTGCTCGACCTGGGTGACGGCGGCCGGGTCCTGGCGGAGGTCGCCGCGGGGGTCGCCCCGCACAGCGTCGCGATCTCGCCGGACGGCAGCCGGGTCGCCGTCGTCTCCTTCGGCAGCAGCGAGATCCGCCTGCTCGACACCGCGACCGACGCCGTCGTCGACACCGGCCGCGTGGGCCTCAGTCCGCAGGACGTCGCCTGGGCGCCGGACGGCCGGCACCTCTACACGACCGACGTCGACGCGAACACGATGTCGGTGGTGGACGCCGCGACCCTGGACGTGACCGCCAACCCGACGCCGGGCAACGCGCCGACGAGCGTGGCGGTGTCGGCGGACGGGGAACGGGCCTACGTGACCAACCGGGACGACGCCACCGTGGTCGTCTACCAGCTCACGGCGTGA
- a CDS encoding serine/threonine-protein kinase, whose product MCPRQFGPYLLEEVLGVGGMGEVWRARDTRRERLVALKLLPENLNGDPEFASRFRRESHVAARLREPHVIPIHDYGEIDGRLFIDMRLVDGRDLGDLLGEGPLPPHRTVALLSQVADALEAAHADALVHRDVKPSNILVTPTDFVYVVDFGIARSIGSTRTSLTITGATVGTLDYMAPERFTDQPIDGRVDVYSLACVLAQCLTGRRPFRGEDLPALLYAHLYVDPPRPSELVGACPRLWTR is encoded by the coding sequence ATGTGTCCGCGACAGTTCGGCCCCTACCTCCTCGAGGAGGTGCTCGGCGTCGGTGGGATGGGCGAGGTCTGGCGCGCCCGGGACACCCGCCGGGAGCGCCTGGTCGCCCTGAAGCTCCTGCCGGAGAACCTCAACGGGGACCCCGAGTTCGCCAGCCGCTTCCGGCGCGAGTCGCACGTCGCCGCGCGGCTGCGCGAGCCGCACGTCATCCCGATCCACGACTACGGCGAGATCGACGGCCGCCTGTTCATCGACATGCGGCTGGTCGACGGCCGCGACCTCGGCGACCTGCTGGGCGAGGGACCGCTGCCGCCCCACCGGACGGTGGCGCTGCTGTCCCAGGTCGCCGACGCCCTGGAGGCGGCGCACGCCGACGCCCTGGTGCACCGCGACGTCAAGCCGAGCAACATCCTGGTGACGCCGACCGACTTCGTCTACGTGGTCGACTTCGGCATCGCCCGGTCGATCGGCAGCACCCGGACGTCGCTGACGATCACCGGCGCGACGGTCGGGACGCTGGACTACATGGCGCCCGAGCGCTTCACCGACCAGCCGATCGACGGGCGGGTGGACGTCTACTCGCTGGCCTGCGTCCTGGCCCAGTGCCTGACCGGACGCCGCCCGTTCCGCGGCGAGGACCTGCCGGCACTGCTCTACGCCCACCTCTACGTGGACCCGCCCCGGCCCAGCGAGCTGGTCGGGGCGTGCCCCCGGCTCTGGACGAGGTGA
- a CDS encoding PLP-dependent cysteine synthase family protein, with translation MSEPPAPDGVTDVDRSDRTGRAWLERAIAAVEADAVRSADTHLLVYPLPPEWGVDLYLKDESTHPTGSLKHRLARSLFLHALCSGWIAEGSTVVEASSGSTAISEAYFARMLGLPFVAVMPASTSPEKVALIERHGGRCHFVEKAPEMYDEARRLAAETGGHYLDQFTHAERATDWRGNNTIAESVFEQMALERHPVPEWVVVGAGTGGTSATFGRYLRFRRHPTRLAVVDPENSAFFPGWVEDEPAWTTGLPSRIEGIGRPRVEPSFLPSVVDRMIRVPDAASLAAVRHLERTTGRRAGGSTGTNLWGAFKLVAEMVAAGRRGSVVTLLCDGGERYAHTYHSDAWVARCGLDLEPCTAVLEEFAATGRWTA, from the coding sequence GTGAGCGAGCCCCCGGCCCCCGACGGGGTCACCGACGTCGACCGGTCCGACCGCACCGGGCGGGCGTGGCTGGAGCGCGCCATCGCCGCCGTCGAGGCCGACGCGGTGCGCAGCGCCGACACGCACCTGCTGGTGTACCCGCTGCCACCCGAGTGGGGCGTCGACCTCTACCTCAAGGACGAGTCGACGCACCCGACCGGCAGCCTCAAGCACCGGCTGGCCCGCTCGCTGTTCCTGCACGCCCTGTGCTCGGGCTGGATCGCCGAGGGCAGCACCGTCGTCGAGGCCTCCAGCGGGTCGACGGCGATCAGCGAGGCCTACTTCGCCCGGATGCTCGGCCTGCCCTTCGTCGCGGTCATGCCCGCCTCGACCAGCCCCGAGAAGGTGGCGCTCATCGAGCGCCACGGCGGACGCTGCCACTTCGTGGAGAAGGCGCCGGAGATGTACGACGAGGCGCGCCGGCTGGCCGCCGAGACGGGCGGGCACTACCTCGACCAGTTCACCCACGCCGAGCGGGCCACCGACTGGCGCGGCAACAACACCATCGCCGAGTCGGTGTTCGAGCAGATGGCCCTCGAGCGCCACCCGGTGCCCGAGTGGGTCGTCGTCGGCGCGGGCACCGGCGGCACGAGCGCGACCTTCGGCCGCTACCTGCGCTTCCGGCGGCACCCCACCCGGCTGGCCGTCGTCGACCCGGAGAACTCCGCGTTCTTCCCCGGCTGGGTCGAGGACGAGCCGGCGTGGACCACCGGCCTGCCGTCGCGGATCGAGGGGATCGGCCGGCCGCGGGTGGAGCCGTCGTTCCTGCCGTCGGTGGTCGACCGGATGATCCGCGTGCCCGACGCCGCCTCGCTGGCGGCGGTGCGGCACCTGGAGCGGACGACGGGGCGGCGGGCCGGCGGCTCGACCGGCACGAACCTCTGGGGCGCGTTCAAGCTCGTCGCCGAGATGGTCGCGGCCGGGCGCCGCGGCAGCGTCGTCACCCTGCTCTGCGACGGCGGCGAGCGGTACGCGCACACCTACCACTCCGACGCGTGGGTGGCCCGGTGCGGCCTGGACCTGGAGCCGTGCACCGCCGTCCTGGAGGAGTTCGCCGCCACCGGCCGCTGGACGGCGTGA
- a CDS encoding electron transfer flavoprotein subunit beta/FixA family protein, producing the protein MNIVVLVKQVPDSGTQRSLDPSDNTVARATADNVINEIDEYAIEEALQVKDAQGGEVTVLTVGPGSATDAIRKALSMGADKAVHVSDDAIHGSCAIQTSAVLAAALQQMQYDLVLMGATSTDGQMGVMPALLSERLGIPQVSGARKLTVADGKVQVERQTDGGYWALEAPLPAIVSTWDTINEPRYPSFKGIMAAKKKPVESKSLADLGVDASSVGLATATSQVVDFAGRPPKGEGVKVTDEGNGAQELVGFLASQKLV; encoded by the coding sequence ATGAACATCGTCGTTCTGGTCAAGCAGGTCCCCGACTCCGGCACCCAGCGTTCGCTGGACCCGTCGGACAACACCGTCGCCCGCGCCACCGCGGACAACGTCATCAACGAGATCGACGAGTACGCGATCGAGGAGGCGCTGCAGGTCAAGGACGCCCAGGGCGGTGAGGTCACCGTCCTGACCGTCGGCCCCGGCAGCGCCACCGACGCCATCCGTAAGGCCCTGTCGATGGGCGCGGACAAGGCGGTGCACGTCTCCGACGACGCCATCCACGGCTCGTGCGCGATCCAGACCTCGGCGGTCCTCGCCGCGGCGCTGCAGCAGATGCAGTACGACCTCGTGCTCATGGGCGCGACGTCGACCGACGGGCAGATGGGCGTGATGCCGGCGCTGCTGTCCGAGCGGCTGGGCATCCCGCAGGTGTCCGGCGCCCGCAAGCTCACGGTCGCCGACGGCAAGGTGCAGGTCGAGCGGCAGACCGACGGCGGCTACTGGGCCCTGGAGGCCCCGCTGCCGGCGATCGTGTCCACCTGGGACACCATCAACGAGCCGCGCTACCCCTCCTTCAAGGGGATCATGGCCGCCAAGAAGAAGCCGGTCGAGAGCAAGTCGCTGGCCGACCTGGGCGTGGACGCCTCGAGCGTCGGCCTGGCCACCGCCACCAGCCAGGTCGTGGACTTCGCCGGCCGCCCGCCGAAGGGCGAGGGCGTGAAGGTCACCGACGAGGGCAACGGCGCGCAGGAGCTCGTGGGCTTCCTCGCCAGCCAGAAGCTCGTCTGA
- a CDS encoding electron transfer flavoprotein subunit alpha/FixB family protein: MAEVLVLVELNPADGTVRKGTLEALTAARALGEVSAVVAGGPGVAAGAREQLAEYGAAKVYVAESPEIDEYLVAPKAEVLAQLVQQASPAAVVIPSSAEGREVAARLALKTGSGFLTDVSDIAADGTATQVVFAGQQIVHSRVTAGIPIYTLRGNSITPEPAPAAGEEVAVQVSLSDAAKQTRVVDKVVEQKSNRPELTEASIVVSGGRGVASAENFSIIEGLADSLGAAVGASRAAVDSGFYPHSFQVGQTGKTVSPQLYIAVGISGAIQHRAGMQTSKTIVAVNKDPEAPIFELADFGVVGDLFQVVPAATEQIAARK, from the coding sequence ATGGCAGAGGTCCTGGTCCTCGTCGAGCTGAACCCGGCCGACGGCACCGTCCGCAAGGGCACCCTCGAGGCGCTCACCGCCGCGCGGGCGCTCGGTGAGGTCTCGGCGGTCGTCGCCGGCGGCCCCGGTGTCGCCGCCGGCGCCCGCGAGCAGCTGGCCGAGTACGGCGCGGCGAAGGTCTACGTCGCGGAGTCCCCGGAGATCGACGAGTACCTCGTCGCCCCGAAGGCCGAGGTGCTCGCGCAGCTCGTGCAGCAGGCGTCCCCGGCCGCCGTCGTCATCCCGTCGTCGGCGGAGGGCCGCGAGGTCGCCGCCCGCCTGGCGCTGAAGACCGGCAGCGGCTTCCTCACCGACGTCAGCGACATCGCCGCCGACGGCACCGCCACCCAGGTGGTCTTCGCCGGCCAGCAGATCGTCCACTCCAGGGTGACGGCGGGCATCCCGATCTACACGCTGCGCGGCAACTCGATCACCCCCGAGCCGGCCCCGGCCGCGGGCGAGGAGGTCGCGGTGCAGGTCAGCCTGTCCGACGCCGCGAAGCAGACCCGCGTCGTGGACAAGGTCGTCGAGCAGAAGAGCAACCGGCCCGAGCTGACCGAGGCCTCGATCGTCGTCTCCGGCGGCCGCGGTGTGGCCAGCGCCGAGAACTTCTCGATCATCGAGGGCCTGGCCGACTCCCTCGGCGCCGCCGTGGGCGCCTCGCGCGCCGCGGTCGACTCCGGCTTCTACCCGCACAGCTTCCAGGTCGGGCAGACCGGCAAGACCGTCTCGCCGCAGCTCTACATCGCGGTCGGCATCTCCGGCGCCATCCAGCACCGGGCCGGCATGCAGACCAGCAAGACCATCGTGGCCGTCAACAAGGACCCCGAGGCCCCGATCTTCGAGCTGGCCGACTTCGGCGTCGTCGGCGACCTGTTCCAGGTCGTCCCCGCCGCCACCGAGCAGATCGCCGCCCGCAAGTAG
- a CDS encoding cysteine desulfurase family protein encodes MTYLDHAATTPVLPEVLAAMTEQWARVGNASSLHASGRAARRAAEQSRERLAEALGARPSEVLFTGGGTESDNLAVKGLFWARREADSRRRRLVVSPAEHHAVLDSAEWLAKHEGAEVTWLHLEPTGRVTPEALADALGDGSDVAVASVMWANNEIGTVSDVAALADVAHAVGVPLHTDAVQAVGQVQVGFAASGVDALTMTGHKLGGPMGAGVLLLRRDAECTPLLHGGGQERDVRSGTLDVPAIVGLATAAATTVAARAERAARLSALRDRLVAGVLEQVPDAQLNGAPLDDVLAGGPGRLPGNAHLSFPGAEGDALLMLLDARGIECSTGSACSAGVARPSHVLTAVGAEADRARSSLRFSLGSTSTDADVDALLAVIAPVVERARRAGRGR; translated from the coding sequence GTGACCTACCTCGACCACGCGGCCACCACGCCGGTGCTCCCCGAGGTGCTGGCCGCCATGACCGAGCAGTGGGCCCGGGTCGGCAACGCCTCGTCGTTGCACGCCAGCGGCCGCGCCGCGCGCCGGGCCGCCGAGCAGTCGCGCGAGCGGCTCGCCGAGGCGCTGGGCGCGCGCCCGTCGGAGGTGCTCTTCACCGGCGGCGGTACCGAGAGCGACAACCTCGCGGTCAAGGGGCTGTTCTGGGCGCGGCGGGAGGCCGACTCCCGCCGGCGGCGGCTCGTGGTGAGCCCCGCCGAGCACCACGCGGTCCTCGACAGCGCCGAGTGGCTGGCCAAGCACGAGGGCGCCGAGGTCACGTGGCTGCACCTGGAGCCCACCGGCCGCGTGACCCCCGAGGCGCTCGCCGACGCGCTCGGTGACGGCTCCGACGTCGCCGTGGCCAGCGTGATGTGGGCCAACAACGAGATCGGCACGGTGAGCGACGTCGCCGCGCTGGCCGACGTCGCGCACGCGGTCGGGGTGCCGCTGCACACCGACGCGGTGCAGGCCGTCGGCCAGGTGCAGGTCGGCTTCGCCGCCAGCGGCGTGGACGCGCTCACCATGACCGGGCACAAGCTCGGCGGGCCGATGGGCGCCGGGGTGCTGCTGCTGCGCCGCGACGCCGAGTGCACGCCGCTGCTGCACGGCGGCGGCCAGGAGCGCGACGTGCGGTCGGGGACCCTCGACGTGCCGGCCATCGTCGGCCTCGCCACCGCCGCGGCCACCACCGTCGCCGCCCGCGCCGAGCGGGCCGCCCGGCTGTCGGCCCTGCGCGACCGGCTGGTGGCCGGCGTGCTCGAGCAGGTGCCCGACGCGCAGCTCAACGGCGCCCCGCTCGACGACGTGCTCGCCGGCGGGCCCGGGCGGCTGCCGGGCAACGCGCACCTGTCCTTCCCGGGCGCCGAGGGCGACGCCCTGCTCATGCTGCTCGACGCCCGCGGCATCGAGTGCTCCACCGGCTCGGCCTGCAGCGCCGGCGTCGCGCGACCCAGCCACGTGCTCACCGCCGTCGGCGCCGAGGCCGACCGGGCGCGCAGTTCGCTGCGGTTCAGCCTGGGGTCGACGAGCACCGACGCCGACGTCGACGCCCTGCTGGCCGTGATCGCCCCCGTGGTCGAGCGCGCCCGCCGGGCGGGGAGGGGGCGCTAG